A part of Tistrella bauzanensis genomic DNA contains:
- a CDS encoding energy-coupling factor ABC transporter substrate-binding protein, with amino-acid sequence MIKRNLAMLAAVAALAIAPLLIHPPGTVEFAGADGEAEAMITEIHPDYQPWASPLWEPPSGEIESLLFALQAAIGAGLLGYYFGLRRGRRDAAEDGATGAATPAVDAPLRSGNARH; translated from the coding sequence ATGATCAAGCGCAATCTGGCGATGCTGGCCGCCGTGGCGGCGCTGGCGATCGCACCGCTGCTGATCCACCCGCCCGGCACCGTGGAATTCGCCGGCGCCGATGGTGAGGCCGAGGCGATGATCACCGAGATCCATCCCGATTATCAGCCCTGGGCGAGCCCGTTGTGGGAGCCGCCGAGCGGCGAGATCGAAAGCCTGCTGTTCGCGCTTCAGGCCGCGATCGGCGCCGGGTTGCTGGGCTATTATTTCGGGCTGCGGCGCGGGCGGCGCGATGCGGCAGAGGATGGCGCGACCGGGGCTGCCACGCCCGCCGTCGATGCGCCGCTGCGGAGCGGCAATGCGCGCCATTGA